The nucleotide window GCAGGCTTAACGGCCAGCATGCTGGCAGGGATGCTGCTCTTCACATCGTCTGCATTGCCTGCACATGCTGCAGACGTTAAGACTGGCGGATTGCCTGCGGGTACTAACGAGGCATCACTGACTGCCAAGAAAGATGCCGTTGCCGTAACGAAGGAGTTCCGCATCGTTACATTGGGAGACTCTATTACCGTAGGTTATGAGCCCAACACAAAAGAGCTGCCTTATGGTTATGTAGAGCGTTTGCAGGAGCAGGGATTGCTGCATGGACGTACACAGGTGGACAACTATGGGATTGCTGGATTGAAAACCAGTGGCCTGAAAAACTTCACCACTGCAATTAAGGATGGCAAGACACTAACTTCTGAAGCCATTCAACCCAGTCTTCCCGATCCAAGAGCGGGACAGATTGGAGCCAATACTGCTGCAATTCGCGAGAGTATAGCGCAGGCGAATCTGGTTGCAATCACCATTGGGGGGAATGATGTATCGGAGTTGCTCGGTACAGCAGACAAACTGAGTGATCAGGAGCTCCAAGAGAAAGTAAAAGAATTACTCGCAACCTACACAGCCAATATCAGTGCAACGATTAATGATATCCATGAGATTAACCCGACAGCTAAAATTGTCATCGCTGACCAGTATCAACCGATGCCAGAAGTAGCGGGCAAGGCCCTCTATGCCAAACTTATGGAGGCATCCCAAGGTTTCACACAGACTATTGATGGTATTGCAGCACAATTCACTGCTCAGGGTACCGATGTCAAAGTCGCACACGTGGCTAAGGAATTTGTTGGCGGCGAAGGCACCATGACACATATGATCAAAAATCGTGATTTCCACCCGAATCAATTCGGATATGCAGCCATTGCCGAAGTATTTGCCAAAACGATCTGGGGCGACTACACCAAGCTGACTGCACCTGCGACGGGTGAGCCGATGAACATTATTGTGAGTGGCAAAACATTGAATACACCGTACAAACCGATTATCCGTAACGGCAAAAACTTTGTGGCGATCCAGGACATCGTGAACGCGGTCGGTGCTACTACCGTGTGGGATAACAAAACTTCAACCGCAACGATTACATACGGAGACCGTAAGGTAGCCGTGACGATTGGTGCCAATGCGGTGAAGGTCAACGGAGCATCCGTTACTGTGGATACACCTGCCTTCCTGAACAAGGTAGGCAAAGAGTCCAAAACATATGTACCGCTTGCGATGGTAGCTGAAGGTCTTGGCTTTGACGTGCAGTATGTAGCGAAGCTGAAAACGGTTTTTGTTAATCCGTAAAATGCATTTCGTGCTCTAACATAATATGTTATTCATTAGCCAGAATTCCTTGATCTGTTCAAGGCGTTCTGGCTGTTTTACGTTCTGTGAGAGTTCCTTACATAGGTGTATACCTTCTCTAATGACCTCAAATGTTGCATAAATATATCTTGTCAGATGACCATGGATGTGTAAATATGAAAATAACTTACAATAAAACCACTAACCCATAGCACGATAGCACCCTTCGCAAGCCAAAGGAGCGCTTAGGATGAGTAAAATTAAGAACGCTTTCACAACACTGCCGATTCATCACAAAACGATTCTTCTCATCGGACTGTTGATGCTAATCAGCTTTACGTTTTATGCGTCCGTACTCCGATATGTGTTCAGTATCTACGACCGCCAGATTTATGAGAAATCCTCACAGGTCCTTAATATGTCTTCGGTAGGTATTGAGAACCAACTGCGTGAGATTTCCAATCTTTCCTTCAAGGTGATGTCGGACGAGCCGCTGCAACAATATCTGCTCCAACTGAAAAAGGTCGAAACGGGTTATGAGAAAAATGGATTGCGTAAAAAGATCACCAACAGGCTAGTCGCTTACGCGGGTTCCGAAAAATACGTCTATTCCATGTTATTTATCGATAATGATAATAACGTTATGGCCGCAGGAAATCGGGAGGGAATTTCGGAGTCGAAGCAGAAGGAACTGGTTGCACTGGGACAGCAATACTCGGGCTCCAATGCCTGGCATACCAGCGGGGATAAACAGTCCCGACTTTTGTCCGTCCGACAGGTGAAATCCTTTATTGGCGGAGCGTTTACATTGGAAGACCTCGGGACATTGATCATCCGCGTACGTCTGGACCGAATTGTACAGGATCAGATGCAAGAACCAGCCGAGGACTCTCAACTACTGATTACGGATGGAAAAGAAGTGATCTACCCAACAGAATCAACAGTCAGTGAAGCTGAGATTGAATCTGAATTGAAGCGCACCCAGCCCTACGGAATTGCGATGTTGGAGCAGGGAAGACACTTTGTTGCCCGGGCCCATTCTTCCTATTCGGATTGGACTTATTTGTACACAACCCCGTTTGACCAGATGTTCAAACAGGTCCAATTTGTCAAACAGTTGGTCACGGTCATCTTTATCATGATTTTTCTCGCAGCGCTTATTATTGGAGCGAGATTCTCTCGCAGCATTACCCACCCGATTGCACAGTTGATCAAAAAGATGCGTAATATCGAAAAAGGCGATCTGGATAAACTGGAGGAGGCAGCCCTTGGCAATGTTCCGATATCTCCACAGAATGAGGTCGGACTGCTACATCGCACATTCAAGATGATGCTTCAACGGATACGTGAATTAATTGATGAGAATTATGCGAAGCAATTGGTGATTCGTGAGACCGAATTGAAAGCGCTTCAGGCGCAGATTAATCCCCATTTTCTGTACAACACGCTTGAATCCATTAACTGGCTAGCCAAAGTACAGAAGCAACGACAGATCTCGGAAATGGTTGAGGCGCTTGGATTCCTGCTGCGCAGTTCTGTGAATATGACCGAGAAGTGGATCACGCTGGAAAGAGAGCTGGATATTGTCCGCAGTTACGTGACGATTCAGCGCACTCGTTTTGAGGAAAGACTGGATTTCGACATGGAGATTGCCCCAGAGGTTGGGACGGCGCGAATTCCGAAGTTAACATTACAGCCTTTGGTGGAGAACGCCATACACTATGCACTCGAACCAAGCATTGACCCTTGCCGGATTCGGATCCGGGCGAGAGCAGATGGAGATAAGGTGATTATTGAAGTCGAGGACGATGGTCCGGGGATGACACCGGAATTCCTGGAACAACTACATGAAGGACGTATTCAGACAAGAGGACAGGGCATTGGGTTATCTAACATCCAGGAACGAATCAGACTGACCTTCGGTGATGAAGGTGGAATGGTGATGAGCAGCAAGCCCGGATCAGGAACTGTAGTATCGATCAGCATACCTTGGATTAGAGAGGACGATGACGATGTACAAAGTGATGCTCGTAGATGATGAACGTGTCATTCTGGAAGGGATTTCTCAAGTGGTCGATTGGGCCGCGGCAGGTACGGAATTGGTGGGCACGGCGAGGAATGGAATTGAAGCATTGGACAAAATCGGGCAGTCGAGACCCGATATTATCATTACGGATATTTCCATGCCGGGCCTGGATGGTCTCGGGCTCATAGAGAAGGCATCCGAAGCATATCCGGGTGTGCGCTTCATTATGTTATCCGGCTATAAAGAATTCGAATATGCCCGCAGAGCGATGCAATATGGTGTGAAGCATTATTTGCTCAAGCCCTGTAACGAGAATCAGATCCATGATGCGCTGACTGAACTGTTGCAGGAGCATCAGGATGCTCAGGTGAAAGAGCATGTTGCTGGTGAGATGAAACAGCGGCTGCAACGGGTGCTTCCGCATGTGAAGGAGCAGTTTCTGCTGGAGTTCATGACCAACCGAACCTATGGTCCGGTTGATCTGGAGTATTATCAGGAGCTGTTCGATCTGGAGCTTGAAGAGAACGCGGTTCGATTACTGCTGTTCCGAATTGTGGATGAACATGATTACAGTCACTTATTTGCGATTAAAAATATTGCCAGCGACCTGCTCCCACATGTACTGTTAAGCACAACCATTGAAGGCAAACTCCTGATTCTGCTGGCTGATTCAGCTGATTCGGTTGGATTGAAAGAAAGTATTGAAGAGGTTCGGGCTGCATTTACCAGACTATATAAATTGGAAGTGACCGCTGCGCTGAGTGAAGCAGATCGAATGATTCAGTCCCGGCGGTTGTTTCGTGAGGCGTTGCAGTATCTGAACCATCGCTTCTTTATCGGTGAAGGCAAGCTGATTACGAAGAATGATCTGATACTGGCCGGAGAATGCGACGGGGTGCATGTAGAACAGGATGCGGAGCAACTGTGTCAGTTGATCAAATCGGGCAATACCGAGGAAACAGCGGTAGAAGTGGATCGTCTGTTTGATCTATTATCGCGTCAGCAGCTGGAAATTGAGGTGACTCGCTCTTACGTAGTACAGCTCTACTCGGCGATGGTTCATGTCTGTCCGCCTGAGGAGGCAACGGAATTCACCCAACGTATGGCAGAATTGCCTCATATCGATACGTTATCTGGTTTGAAGTCTTTTGTAGCAAGCAGTACAGCCCGATTAACGTCCGGTTATTACAAAAATCATATCAGTCGCCAGTCTTCTGCCGTGGAGAAGATGATGGATATCGTGGATCGTCATTATGGAGAGGCAGATCTCTCGCTCAATGGAGTCGCCCATCAGATGCTGTATATGAATCCAGATTATTTGGGCAAAATTTTCAAAAAAGTCACAGGCGAGAATTTCTCCAACTACGTGAATCGTCTGCGCATTGAACGCGCATGTGACCATATTCGCAGAGGCGGGGATGTGAAAGTATTCGAGCTTGCTGAATTGTTCGGATTCGGCGGGAATTCACAATATTTCAGTCAGGTGTTCAAAAAGTGGACTGGTATGACACCTACGGAATTCCGTAGGATCGGCATATAACAATGGACTACCAATCATGTGATTCATGTCTGAGGAGGACGAACAGCGCCGAGAGGGGGACTGTTGTCCTCCTCTGTTTTTTGAACCAACAAGACGGTTTTGTGTATTCAACTATGGTCGTACATTTGCGAAAATGACATTAACAAGTTTGTGAAAGCGTTATCAGTAACGGAGGGATAACTCGTTCACACAACCATATCAACATAAAAGGGGAGATTGACATGGTGAAAAAGGCAATATTCCTGATGATGGCTGCTTTGCTCGTGTTTACAGCGGCATGTAGCTCAGGTGGAGGAACTGAAGGAGCATCTGGAGATGACTCAGTTACCCTGCGGATCGCTTGGTGGGGCTCGGATGCAAGGCATGAATATACACAGAAGGTCATCGACCTGTACAAAACGAAAAACCCGAATGTCAAAATCGACGTGGAATATGCTTCATTTGATGACTACTGGAAAAAGCTCGCACCACAAGCAGCGGCAAATCAGTTGCCTGACATCGTTCAGATGGATATTTCCTACATCAGCCAATATGCACAGAATGGTCAACTTGAGGATCTAGCACCTTATCTGGGCAACCAGATCAAAGTGGACGATGTGTCCGAGAATGTTATCAGCACAGGTGTAATTAACGGTAAACAATACGGTGTACCTGCCGGTGTTAACGTTCTGGGCTTCCAGTATGATCCAGCGTTGCTTAAAACAGCAGGCGTGGATGCAATCCCTGACAATATGACTTGGGAATCGTACGAAGCACTGGGTAAACAAACCGCAGATAAAGGTCTGTATTTGGATGGAGGGATAGCTCCGGATATTTTCTTCCACTACTTCCTGCGTACCAAAGGATTGTCGCTTTACAATGCAGAAGGAACAGGTCTTGGCTATGATGATAATCAATTGTTTGTGGAGTTCTTCGGGCTCATGCGCCGCATGATCGAGCAGGGCGCAGCACCTACACCGGATGTAGCTAACCAAACCAAAGGCATTATTGAGGAATCGGATCTGGTGAAGGAAAAAGGAATTGGCGTATGGCAATGGTCCAACCAGTTCGTAGCCTTGCAACAAGTCGCGAACCGTCCACTCGAAATCGCTCCAATGCCAGGACCGGATATGGAAAAAGGACTTTATATGCAGCCAAGTATGTACTGGGGTGTGACGTCCAACTCCAAAGTGAAGGAAGAAGCAGCTAAATTCATCGATTTCTGGGTGAATGATGTGGAAGCCAACAAACTGATCAAAGGTGAGCGCGGTGTGCCAATCTCAGGAGCAATCAAAGAAGCCATCGCACCTGAGCTGAGTGATGCAACGAAACAGGTCTTTGAATTCGTAGCAGCGATGGAGCCTAAGGCTTCACCAATGAGCCCTCCGCCACCGGTTGGTTCACCTGAAGTAATCTCTTCCCTGGCAGATGTGGTTGAAGAATTGAACTTTGGCAAAATTACACCCGAACAGGCAGCAGAAACTTTCCGCAAGAACGCCGAATCTGTACTTGCGAACAATAAATAACAGTTGAATGATAGCTTGCTCGTCCCACTGCAGGGATGGTCGGGAAAGGGGCTACTCGCGAATGCGAGGGCCTTTCCCCGTCCAGATAACCCGAAGCAAGGATTGAGGCAGCAAGCTGATCCATGAAGGAGGTTCGTTCCATTGAGGCAGTATTCATCGCTACGTAGAAACTTAACCGGATATGCGTTCATCAGCCCGTTTATTATTGGATTCCTGGGCTTCACGCTCATCCCCATGTTTGTTTCCCTGTATATGTCGTTCACGAGTTATAACTTGTTCACTTCTCCGCGGTGGATTGGGCTCGATAACTACACCAAAATGTTTTTTGATGACCCGAAATACTGGAATTCGGTCAGAGTGACGTTTCTGTATGTATTCATTGGGGTACCGTTAAGATTGATCTTTGCTCTCTTCGTAGCGATGGTCCTGAACACTGGCTCTCGTATGATTGGAACGTACCGGACACTGTACTACCTGCCATCCATTATCGGTGGTAGTGTGGCCGTATCCATTATGTGGCGTAACCTTTTCAGTAATGAGGGTGTTGTTAACAGCGCACTAACGGCAATCGGGATTGGGCCTATAAGCTGGTTCGGTGACCCAAATGCGTCCCTCGTTATGCTTATCTCTCTGTCTGTGTGGCAGTTCGGTTCGTCCATGCTGATCTTCCTCGCTGGTCTCAAAAATATCCCGACTGAGATGTACGAGGCAGCAGGTGTAGATGGTGCGAATCCTATTCGAAAATTTTTCAGCATTACCTTGCCGCTCCTTAGCCCGATCGTTCTATTCAATATGATTATGCAAACGATTGGTGCATTCATGACGTTCGTACCAGCCTACATTATCTCCAAAGGAGAAGGCGGTCCAATGGATGGTACGATGCTGTACTCCCTGTATCTGTTCCGTCAGGCATTTATGTTTAACAACATGGGTTATGCTTCGGCCATGGCCTGGATCATGCTTCTTATGATTGGTGGACTTACAGTAGCAGTATTCTTAACATCCAAGTACTGGGTGTTCTACGAATCTGAAGGAGGGAAGTAACGATGGTTTGGAGAAATGTAAAATGGCCCATTTATCACCTGTTCGTTGCAGCGCTTGCCCTCCTGATGTTGTATCCCGTACTCTGGATGCTCTTCAGTTCATTCAAGGAAAGTCGTACGATATTCGTCACTGCCGATACCCTGTTCCCTACCGAGTGGATTTGGAGTAACTATGTGGATGGTTGGAAAGGTACCGCTGGAAGACCGTTTATGGATTACATCACCAATTCACTTGTTATCGTAATTATTTCGACCATCGGTGCCGTGATATCGTCATCGCTGATCGCTTTCGGATTTGCCAGACTTAACTTCAAGGGACGTACATTCTGGTTCTCCTTGATGATGTTAACACTGATGTTGCCACATGACGTGGTATTGGTTCCTCAATACATTATCTTCACGAAGCTGGGTTGGCTAAATACGATTCTGCCAATCGTTGTCCCTACATTCTTCGGAATGCCATTCTTCATCTTCCTGATGGTACAGTTCATTCGAACGATTCCGAAGGAGTTGGATGAGGCTGCGACCATCGACGGATGTAACAAATTCAGACTGTATATTCAGATTATTATGCCACTGATCAAGTCTTCTCTGGCGACTGCAGCCATCTTCTCCTTCTACTGGAGATGGGAGGATCTGCTCGGTCCGGTATTGTACCTGAACTCACCTGATAAATACACCGTGTCGATGGCGCTGAAAATGTTCCTGGATAGCGAATCTGCTTCCAACTGGGGCGCGATGTTCGCCATGTCCATCGTCAGTCTGGTTCCGGTTGTAGCTGTGTTCTTCATCTTCCAGAAACAGATTGTTCAAGGAATGAGCACCAGTGGATTGAAAGGATAAGCAGGATTCAATGCATCTTCATATCTTTGCCCGAATGAACGTTACGAAAGTTAAACAAGGAGGTTGTCGCTTTTGAATAAAGCTCAGGGTAGTCAGGCCGTTGCCATGGAGGCAGCGGCAGAGGGCCAGGCAGTGTCCGTGACCAGCTGGAAGTTTAACTTTGGACCGGACTCGGGAAGAGAAGAAGAGACAGGAGATTATCTGAATGTGACTGCAACAACCACATATGAGGACCGTGGAGGGTATGGATTCGAAGCTGGTTCTCTAGTGTATGAAAAACAACGCATTAGTGATGACGATGTGTCTTATTCCACGAAACAAACTCAGAGCAATCAGGGGCAGACGACCATGTCTGCCCGATTGCGTTCAAGCTTCTGTATTCCGCTCAAAGCATCGTTCATCGTAGATCTTCCCGATGGAACCTACCAAGTATTACTCGTTGCAGGGGATGAATTGGCTGAGACAGTGACCCGCGTGAAAGCTGGTGAAGGCAGGCTTGTACTGCCAACCATTCGCACACTTCCCGGACAATACGCAGAGGTTAGATTCTCGGTGGTTGTTCGCGGCGGCAGACTTCGTCTGTCATTTTCCGGTCCTGCACCTAGAATTAATGCTTTGGAGGTTACTCTTGCGAATCAGACCATGACCGTATTCCTTGCCGGGGATTCAACTGTAACGGATCAGCCGGAAAGTGGGTATCCGTATTGTGGTTGGGGCCAGCTGTTGCCTGCACAGTTCAAACATGATGTGGTAGTAGATAATCACGCCCAGTCAGGCCGAAGTTCCCGCAGTTTTATCAATGAAGGCAGACTCAGCGCCATTATGGAGCAGATCAAGCCCGAAGATTTTTTGTTTATTCAATTTGGACATAACGATGAGAAGCCGGACCCTGAACGTGGGACCGACCCATTCACAACATATAAGGAATATTTGAAAGAGTATATCGATGCTGCCCGCGAGGCCAAGGCTCGTCCAGTGCTCGTGACCCCGGTGCATCGGCGCTATTTCGCGGACGACGGCACATTGAATGATACCCATGGCGATTATATCATCGCCGTGCGTGAGCTGGCGCAAGAGGAAGATGTTCCATTGATCGATCTGGCTGAGCGCAGCCGTCTTCTGTTCGAGCAGGCGGGCGTGGAAGGCACCAAGGACGACTTTATGTGGGTGCTACCAGGCGAGTATGTGAACTTCCCGTCAGGAGTGGAGGATAACACACACTTTCAGGAGCGCGGCGCCTCACGCCTTGCCCAGCAGGTGGCAGTAGCCATCCGCGAGTTACAATTGCAACCGCTGCAAATGTATCTGCGGTAGGAGAGTAATCGTAGAAGTTGAACAGGACTTGATTTTACTACTCTAGGAGATAACTTACCGCAGGATTTTAAGTCCTGTGCGTCTGTATTTACGCGAAGCGAGTTAAACGAATTAACGAGCCAGCAAAGTTGCCCAGCGAGTAGCGAAGGCAATAATCTTTTAAATCATTCCGGCGAGCGTTGCAGCGAAGGAGGGCGGAATCGGGTAGAGGGAGCGAAGTGTCCGCCTTTGGAGTGGGATTTCCCCTGCTGAGGGGGAATGAATAGAAATCCCGAGCCAACAGCGGCCCACGGCCCGATCCGCCCGCCGAAGCGACTGCATCGCGAGCCGCCCCCACGTTTTTAATTTAATTATTGGAGGATATACTCAAATGACATTGGACCCGACCAAACAAGGTACTTCAGCCCATCAGACGGCTCCAGCAGCTACAGGTCACACCTATTGGGTGATTCCGGATGGCTATATCCCGCCGAAGAGTAGCGGCACACTGGAGAGTCATGAGAGCATCTGCGTATTAAACACAGGTGCAACAGATGCGGAGCTGCACATCACGATCTATTTTGAAGATAGAGATCCACTTGAAGATATCGTCGCTGAAGTGCCAGCAAGAAGGACCAAACATATTCGTACCGCATCGCTCCGATCCGGAGAGCAGTCTATCCCGTCAGGCGTACCTTATGCCATCACTGTTTCGAGCAACATCCCTGTCATCATCCAGTACAGCCGCTTGGACACGACCCAGCCTGAATTGGCGTTAATGAGCGTAATTGCTTTTCCCATCGCATAGATGACAGTAGCAAATATGAATGCAAATAGACGGTTCCAGCCCTGAGTGATCCGGGCAACGGAGCCGTCTTTACTTTTCTGAGGATGGATTGTATTTGTAGGTATTCGCATTAAGAATGTTCACTTGAACGTCCACGGTTCCAAGCTTGAACTGTTCTAGTGGGTTATTGCGGTTGTTGGCATGGTCAGCCCATAACTTATGGTTGTATCGATACAAGTGTTCGACCAGACCATAGGTGTCGATTTTCATGGATTGTGTTTGTTGAAAAGTACTGCGAATCTCGTTCTGTATTTGCCGCTCCGCTTCTTGTTCCATTGTACGGGTAGGCCGTGGTGTACCATGATCTTCAATGATGGTGCCCTTTACCGTCGTAGTTAGGTCAAACCGTACTCCATTCCCGTCTTTCCTGGCTCGCATGATCGTGCGTGGGTTGCGAAGCATAAGAGATAGACGGGGTACCTTTTCATTATCCTGATGAACGTATAGAGGATACTGATAGACTTTGTCATAGTTAACGTACCTTGCTCCAGTGGCCTTCTCGGCATCCACTTTCCCTTGATTTTCCCCACTGGTGATGACATAGAATCCATTCATCTGAACAAGTGGAGGCTTCTTATCCTGATAGGTCCATGTACGATTGATATTGGTAACCGATGGGACAAGAATCGTCGAGGCAGGCTCGCGAAATCCATCCAGCAACTGATGCAACCGAATGGGTTCGAACGCAGAATATTGCCTGTACAGCTTCATGGGCTCAAACAATTCAATGGTCTGTGCGGACTGATTCAGGAGAGCGGAGGAAGAGAGCAGATCCTTCATATCGTCTTCTGTCCCATAGATCCAAGGGGTGTAACGAAGCTGGCCGGAATGCAGGAGGGTGTCGAAGATATCTTGTAAATGTCCATCCATTGCATTTTGAGTTAATACGATTGCTTTCACATGTGTCCACAAGGTCTGCTGCTGCGAGCTGCGATACAAGTCATTTACCGCCATATTTAAGGTTATGCCTTCACCCTGGCCGATCCAGATGTCACTTTCTTCCCTGGGCGTAGGCCCTTCCTGTTTGGCAATGCTCGAAAAATCAATCATTTGCGCATAGGCCACATAGTGGTCCTTCACATAATCAATGCCCAGGGCCGTGATGAAGTTAATACTTTGCACTTCCTTCGAATCCCAACATCCT belongs to Paenibacillus sp. FSL H8-0079 and includes:
- a CDS encoding stalk domain-containing protein, with the protein product MKRKRIWENTAAGLTASMLAGMLLFTSSALPAHAADVKTGGLPAGTNEASLTAKKDAVAVTKEFRIVTLGDSITVGYEPNTKELPYGYVERLQEQGLLHGRTQVDNYGIAGLKTSGLKNFTTAIKDGKTLTSEAIQPSLPDPRAGQIGANTAAIRESIAQANLVAITIGGNDVSELLGTADKLSDQELQEKVKELLATYTANISATINDIHEINPTAKIVIADQYQPMPEVAGKALYAKLMEASQGFTQTIDGIAAQFTAQGTDVKVAHVAKEFVGGEGTMTHMIKNRDFHPNQFGYAAIAEVFAKTIWGDYTKLTAPATGEPMNIIVSGKTLNTPYKPIIRNGKNFVAIQDIVNAVGATTVWDNKTSTATITYGDRKVAVTIGANAVKVNGASVTVDTPAFLNKVGKESKTYVPLAMVAEGLGFDVQYVAKLKTVFVNP
- a CDS encoding histidine kinase — translated: MSKIKNAFTTLPIHHKTILLIGLLMLISFTFYASVLRYVFSIYDRQIYEKSSQVLNMSSVGIENQLREISNLSFKVMSDEPLQQYLLQLKKVETGYEKNGLRKKITNRLVAYAGSEKYVYSMLFIDNDNNVMAAGNREGISESKQKELVALGQQYSGSNAWHTSGDKQSRLLSVRQVKSFIGGAFTLEDLGTLIIRVRLDRIVQDQMQEPAEDSQLLITDGKEVIYPTESTVSEAEIESELKRTQPYGIAMLEQGRHFVARAHSSYSDWTYLYTTPFDQMFKQVQFVKQLVTVIFIMIFLAALIIGARFSRSITHPIAQLIKKMRNIEKGDLDKLEEAALGNVPISPQNEVGLLHRTFKMMLQRIRELIDENYAKQLVIRETELKALQAQINPHFLYNTLESINWLAKVQKQRQISEMVEALGFLLRSSVNMTEKWITLERELDIVRSYVTIQRTRFEERLDFDMEIAPEVGTARIPKLTLQPLVENAIHYALEPSIDPCRIRIRARADGDKVIIEVEDDGPGMTPEFLEQLHEGRIQTRGQGIGLSNIQERIRLTFGDEGGMVMSSKPGSGTVVSISIPWIREDDDDVQSDARR
- a CDS encoding response regulator — translated: MYKVMLVDDERVILEGISQVVDWAAAGTELVGTARNGIEALDKIGQSRPDIIITDISMPGLDGLGLIEKASEAYPGVRFIMLSGYKEFEYARRAMQYGVKHYLLKPCNENQIHDALTELLQEHQDAQVKEHVAGEMKQRLQRVLPHVKEQFLLEFMTNRTYGPVDLEYYQELFDLELEENAVRLLLFRIVDEHDYSHLFAIKNIASDLLPHVLLSTTIEGKLLILLADSADSVGLKESIEEVRAAFTRLYKLEVTAALSEADRMIQSRRLFREALQYLNHRFFIGEGKLITKNDLILAGECDGVHVEQDAEQLCQLIKSGNTEETAVEVDRLFDLLSRQQLEIEVTRSYVVQLYSAMVHVCPPEEATEFTQRMAELPHIDTLSGLKSFVASSTARLTSGYYKNHISRQSSAVEKMMDIVDRHYGEADLSLNGVAHQMLYMNPDYLGKIFKKVTGENFSNYVNRLRIERACDHIRRGGDVKVFELAELFGFGGNSQYFSQVFKKWTGMTPTEFRRIGI
- a CDS encoding sugar ABC transporter substrate-binding protein is translated as MVKKAIFLMMAALLVFTAACSSGGGTEGASGDDSVTLRIAWWGSDARHEYTQKVIDLYKTKNPNVKIDVEYASFDDYWKKLAPQAAANQLPDIVQMDISYISQYAQNGQLEDLAPYLGNQIKVDDVSENVISTGVINGKQYGVPAGVNVLGFQYDPALLKTAGVDAIPDNMTWESYEALGKQTADKGLYLDGGIAPDIFFHYFLRTKGLSLYNAEGTGLGYDDNQLFVEFFGLMRRMIEQGAAPTPDVANQTKGIIEESDLVKEKGIGVWQWSNQFVALQQVANRPLEIAPMPGPDMEKGLYMQPSMYWGVTSNSKVKEEAAKFIDFWVNDVEANKLIKGERGVPISGAIKEAIAPELSDATKQVFEFVAAMEPKASPMSPPPPVGSPEVISSLADVVEELNFGKITPEQAAETFRKNAESVLANNK
- a CDS encoding sugar ABC transporter permease, which produces MRQYSSLRRNLTGYAFISPFIIGFLGFTLIPMFVSLYMSFTSYNLFTSPRWIGLDNYTKMFFDDPKYWNSVRVTFLYVFIGVPLRLIFALFVAMVLNTGSRMIGTYRTLYYLPSIIGGSVAVSIMWRNLFSNEGVVNSALTAIGIGPISWFGDPNASLVMLISLSVWQFGSSMLIFLAGLKNIPTEMYEAAGVDGANPIRKFFSITLPLLSPIVLFNMIMQTIGAFMTFVPAYIISKGEGGPMDGTMLYSLYLFRQAFMFNNMGYASAMAWIMLLMIGGLTVAVFLTSKYWVFYESEGGK
- a CDS encoding carbohydrate ABC transporter permease codes for the protein MVWRNVKWPIYHLFVAALALLMLYPVLWMLFSSFKESRTIFVTADTLFPTEWIWSNYVDGWKGTAGRPFMDYITNSLVIVIISTIGAVISSSLIAFGFARLNFKGRTFWFSLMMLTLMLPHDVVLVPQYIIFTKLGWLNTILPIVVPTFFGMPFFIFLMVQFIRTIPKELDEAATIDGCNKFRLYIQIIMPLIKSSLATAAIFSFYWRWEDLLGPVLYLNSPDKYTVSMALKMFLDSESASNWGAMFAMSIVSLVPVVAVFFIFQKQIVQGMSTSGLKG
- a CDS encoding rhamnogalacturonan acetylesterase: MNKAQGSQAVAMEAAAEGQAVSVTSWKFNFGPDSGREEETGDYLNVTATTTYEDRGGYGFEAGSLVYEKQRISDDDVSYSTKQTQSNQGQTTMSARLRSSFCIPLKASFIVDLPDGTYQVLLVAGDELAETVTRVKAGEGRLVLPTIRTLPGQYAEVRFSVVVRGGRLRLSFSGPAPRINALEVTLANQTMTVFLAGDSTVTDQPESGYPYCGWGQLLPAQFKHDVVVDNHAQSGRSSRSFINEGRLSAIMEQIKPEDFLFIQFGHNDEKPDPERGTDPFTTYKEYLKEYIDAAREAKARPVLVTPVHRRYFADDGTLNDTHGDYIIAVRELAQEEDVPLIDLAERSRLLFEQAGVEGTKDDFMWVLPGEYVNFPSGVEDNTHFQERGASRLAQQVAVAIRELQLQPLQMYLR
- a CDS encoding sensory rhodopsin transducer, which encodes MTLDPTKQGTSAHQTAPAATGHTYWVIPDGYIPPKSSGTLESHESICVLNTGATDAELHITIYFEDRDPLEDIVAEVPARRTKHIRTASLRSGEQSIPSGVPYAITVSSNIPVIIQYSRLDTTQPELALMSVIAFPIA
- a CDS encoding Ger(x)C family spore germination protein; protein product: MKCSITVVYWSKKIGLTLIACTLTFLLSGCWDSKEVQSINFITALGIDYVKDHYVAYAQMIDFSSIAKQEGPTPREESDIWIGQGEGITLNMAVNDLYRSSQQQTLWTHVKAIVLTQNAMDGHLQDIFDTLLHSGQLRYTPWIYGTEDDMKDLLSSSALLNQSAQTIELFEPMKLYRQYSAFEPIRLHQLLDGFREPASTILVPSVTNINRTWTYQDKKPPLVQMNGFYVITSGENQGKVDAEKATGARYVNYDKVYQYPLYVHQDNEKVPRLSLMLRNPRTIMRARKDGNGVRFDLTTTVKGTIIEDHGTPRPTRTMEQEAERQIQNEIRSTFQQTQSMKIDTYGLVEHLYRYNHKLWADHANNRNNPLEQFKLGTVDVQVNILNANTYKYNPSSEK